One part of the Lysobacterales bacterium genome encodes these proteins:
- a CDS encoding ABC transporter permease: MSISTDFRYALRRLLQAPGYSLAVVLMLALGIAISTTLFAVLSGVLGSLPFPQSEQLVVVESRSLERGVNSSGLTPAEARRLEQPDSPFASMAYFNWGGMTIYAEDRPREFNIAVVNPGFFATFGVQPFLGRWFEPEDHASERGALILSHAEWQRLLGGRADAIGEIIETSEGGMQVVGVMPPDFAVPTSTIGAWRPLLNSTFDRTEPWIWNARYLDAYARLDPQVDAIQRAQRLDQISAELARTHSLAEPRWGLGDRPLLDWIVGSLRGVLWGVFGVALLVMLVACANVAILIDARQVALRHQQAVAQALGATRARLYRGLLLEIGLLTAIALALGGLLSTLSVDALRELARGSLPRVEAIAIDTRVWLFALGLGLLVPLIAACAGALRLQSRAMEAMRAGRGVLGRRASRAWLPAVGVALSTAGVAAGGALLVSLWQLQSVDPGLRHQGVYVLQLFHRGDDDTLRGFAQRLSAQLESLPGVEQVALANAAPLSVIGNFSADLKLPERDQPEPFQVGIRRVSPEYLQLMQLPLLQGRGIEATDRAGSEPVTVINQTLARQLFGDASALNRIVELPVGDSERIAYRVVGVSGDTRNRGLRASPGPELLIPYASAPSAVMTHLLYAPSGLGNHQKLLTDALYEVDPREASTQIYTLSDAFDDELVQARFFARTVSVAALSALLLAAFGVYAVAALRQRQRVSEFGLRLAVGAAPRALALQSLKESTRVAALGIAIGLLGAWAVLRVLSAQLFGLEGIQPLVIGAAVLLLALATVIAALAPALRAARTDAMSALRES; encoded by the coding sequence ATGTCGATCTCCACGGACTTCCGCTACGCGCTCCGCCGCCTGCTGCAGGCGCCCGGCTACTCGCTGGCTGTGGTGCTGATGCTGGCGCTGGGCATCGCCATCAGCACCACCCTGTTCGCTGTGCTGAGCGGGGTGCTGGGCAGCCTGCCGTTTCCGCAGTCCGAGCAGCTGGTGGTGGTGGAAAGCCGCAGCCTCGAGCGCGGCGTGAACAGCAGCGGCCTCACGCCGGCCGAGGCGCGGCGGCTGGAGCAGCCGGATTCGCCCTTCGCCTCGATGGCCTACTTCAACTGGGGCGGAATGACCATCTATGCCGAGGATCGTCCGCGTGAATTCAACATCGCCGTCGTCAATCCCGGCTTCTTCGCGACCTTCGGCGTGCAGCCGTTCCTGGGGCGCTGGTTCGAGCCCGAGGACCACGCCAGCGAGCGCGGCGCGCTGATCCTTTCGCATGCGGAATGGCAGCGCCTGCTGGGCGGACGCGCCGACGCCATCGGCGAGATCATCGAAACCTCCGAGGGCGGCATGCAGGTGGTCGGGGTGATGCCGCCGGACTTCGCTGTGCCTACCAGCACGATTGGCGCCTGGCGCCCGCTGCTCAACAGCACCTTCGACCGCACCGAGCCCTGGATCTGGAACGCGCGCTATCTCGACGCCTACGCGCGACTCGATCCGCAGGTGGACGCGATCCAGCGAGCTCAGCGACTCGACCAGATCAGCGCGGAGTTGGCGCGCACTCACTCGCTCGCCGAGCCGCGCTGGGGCCTGGGTGACCGCCCGCTGCTGGATTGGATCGTCGGCAGCCTGCGCGGCGTGCTGTGGGGCGTGTTCGGCGTCGCCCTGCTGGTGATGCTGGTGGCCTGCGCCAATGTCGCCATCCTGATCGACGCCCGCCAGGTGGCGCTGCGTCATCAGCAGGCGGTGGCGCAGGCACTCGGCGCCACCCGCGCGCGCCTGTACCGCGGGCTGCTGCTGGAGATCGGGCTGCTGACAGCGATCGCGCTGGCGCTGGGCGGGCTGCTGTCCACGCTCAGCGTCGACGCCCTGCGCGAACTTGCGCGCGGCAGCCTGCCGCGGGTCGAGGCGATCGCCATCGATACGCGCGTGTGGCTGTTCGCCCTGGGGCTTGGGCTGCTGGTGCCCCTGATCGCCGCCTGCGCGGGCGCGCTGCGCCTGCAGTCGCGGGCGATGGAAGCGATGCGCGCCGGCCGCGGCGTGCTCGGCCGCCGCGCTTCGCGCGCCTGGCTGCCGGCGGTGGGCGTGGCCCTGTCCACCGCGGGCGTCGCCGCCGGCGGTGCGCTGCTGGTCAGCCTGTGGCAGCTGCAGTCGGTGGATCCCGGCCTGCGCCATCAGGGCGTCTACGTGCTGCAGCTGTTCCATCGCGGCGATGACGACACGCTGCGCGGCTTCGCCCAGCGCCTGTCCGCGCAGCTCGAATCGCTGCCCGGCGTGGAGCAGGTTGCACTGGCCAACGCGGCGCCGCTGTCGGTCATCGGCAACTTCAGCGCCGACCTGAAGCTGCCCGAGCGCGACCAGCCCGAGCCTTTCCAGGTTGGCATCCGTCGGGTCTCGCCCGAGTACCTGCAGCTGATGCAGCTGCCGCTGCTGCAGGGGCGCGGCATTGAGGCGACCGACCGCGCCGGCAGCGAGCCGGTGACGGTGATCAACCAGACCCTGGCGCGTCAGCTGTTCGGTGACGCCAGCGCCCTGAACCGCATCGTCGAACTGCCGGTGGGCGACTCCGAGCGCATTGCCTACCGCGTGGTCGGTGTGTCCGGTGACACCCGCAACCGCGGGCTGCGTGCCTCGCCCGGCCCCGAGCTGCTGATTCCGTATGCGTCCGCGCCGTCCGCGGTGATGACCCACCTGCTGTACGCGCCGAGCGGGCTTGGCAACCACCAGAAGCTGCTCACCGACGCGCTGTACGAGGTCGATCCGCGCGAGGCCAGCACGCAGATCTACACGCTAAGCGATGCGTTCGACGATGAACTGGTGCAGGCCCGCTTCTTCGCGCGCACGGTGTCGGTGGCGGCGCTGTCCGCCCTGCTGCTGGCCGCCTTCGGCGTCTATGCCGTAGCCGCCCTGCGCCAGCGCCAGCGTGTGTCCGAATTCGGCCTGCGGCTCGCGGTGGGCGCGGCGCCCCGGGCGCTGGCCCTGCAGAGCCTGAAGGAAAGCACGCGCGTCGCGGCCCTGGGCATTGCGATAGGGCTGCTCGGCGCCTGGGCGGTGCTGCGCGTGCTCAGCGCCCAGCTGTTCGGGCTGGAGGGCATTCAGCCGCTGGTGATCGGCGCCGCGGTGCTGCTGCTGGCGCTGGCCACGGTGATTGCCGCGCTGGCACCCGCCCTGCGCGCAGCCCGCACCGACGCCATGAGCGCGCTGCGCGAAAGCTGA
- a CDS encoding ABC transporter ATP-binding protein, with the protein MIELRDIEKSYPLAAQRHYVLRKISLDIREGDFLSIMGPSGSGKTSLLSVLGLMDSDWSGSYRFAGTDLQALKERARKDFAREHIGFVFQHYHLLDDLTVAENLELPLSYRNVRGSERQARVAELLDRFGMAARRDLYPRQLSGGQQQIVAVARAVIARPRLLLCDEPTGALHSSQGEQVMDLLSELNKEGTTIVQVTHNPEYAARGSRRVELHDGWMKQVA; encoded by the coding sequence ATGATCGAACTCCGCGACATCGAGAAGTCCTACCCGCTGGCCGCCCAGCGCCACTACGTGCTGCGCAAGATCAGCCTCGACATCCGCGAGGGCGATTTCCTGTCGATCATGGGGCCGTCCGGCTCGGGCAAGACCAGCCTGCTGTCGGTGCTGGGCCTGATGGACTCCGACTGGTCGGGCAGCTACCGCTTCGCCGGCACCGATCTGCAAGCGCTGAAGGAGCGCGCGCGCAAAGACTTCGCCCGCGAGCACATCGGCTTCGTGTTCCAGCACTACCACCTGCTGGATGATCTGACCGTCGCCGAGAACCTGGAGCTGCCGCTCTCCTACCGCAACGTGCGAGGCAGCGAGCGGCAGGCGCGCGTGGCCGAACTGCTCGATCGCTTCGGCATGGCCGCGCGGCGCGACCTGTATCCGCGCCAGTTGTCCGGCGGCCAGCAGCAGATCGTCGCAGTGGCCCGCGCAGTGATCGCCCGGCCGCGCCTGCTGCTCTGCGACGAGCCGACCGGCGCGCTGCATTCGAGCCAGGGCGAGCAGGTGATGGACCTGCTCAGCGAGTTGAACAAGGAGGGCACCACCATCGTCCAGGTCACCCACAACCCCGAGTACGCCGCGCGCGGATCGCGGCGGGTGGAGCTGCACGACGGTTGGATGAAGCAGGTTGCGTGA
- a CDS encoding sigma-54-dependent Fis family transcriptional regulator, translated as MTSRILIADDQADVLQALRLLLKSEGHTCVCADGPREAVEKLRREAFDAALIDLNYTRDTTSGEEGLALLAELKKLAPELPVVVMTAWGSIDLAVRAMREGAGDFIEKPWDNARLLSILATQVALGRSQRRAAKLEGMLKQGEGAEPFIAEAPSMRPLLDLLDRVAPSDANVLILGENGTGKGLLARELHRRSARAEAPLVKVNMGGIAETVFESEMFGHVRGAFTDAKADRIGRFELADGGTLFLDEIANIPPSQQPKLLRVLEDGELERVGSSRTLKVDVRLVSATNADLADEVAAGRFRKDLLYRLNTVELRLPPLRERREDIAAMARDFLARAAQRYRREGLRFAPSTLRALEQHAWPGNVRELAHVIERAVLMARGSEIDSLDLGSGSAVVADAPAASAAAPALNGMTLEQAEQAMIRNALDQCRGNIQRAAEVLGLSRGALYRRLEKYGLATEE; from the coding sequence ATGACCTCTCGCATCCTCATCGCTGACGACCAGGCCGACGTGCTGCAGGCCCTGCGCCTGCTGCTGAAATCCGAAGGCCACACCTGCGTCTGTGCGGACGGCCCGCGCGAGGCCGTCGAGAAGCTGCGGCGCGAGGCCTTCGACGCCGCGCTGATCGACTTGAACTACACCCGCGACACCACCTCGGGCGAAGAGGGCCTGGCCCTGCTCGCCGAGCTGAAGAAGCTGGCGCCCGAGCTGCCGGTGGTGGTGATGACCGCCTGGGGCAGCATCGATCTGGCCGTGCGCGCCATGCGCGAAGGCGCCGGCGACTTCATCGAAAAACCCTGGGACAACGCGCGCCTGCTCAGCATCCTCGCCACCCAGGTCGCGCTGGGCCGCAGCCAGCGCCGCGCGGCCAAGCTCGAAGGCATGCTCAAGCAGGGCGAGGGCGCCGAGCCCTTCATCGCCGAAGCGCCTTCGATGCGGCCGTTGCTCGATCTGCTCGACCGCGTCGCGCCCTCGGACGCCAACGTGCTGATCCTCGGCGAGAACGGCACCGGCAAGGGTCTGCTCGCACGCGAACTGCACCGCCGCTCGGCGCGGGCCGAGGCGCCGCTGGTCAAGGTCAACATGGGCGGCATCGCCGAGACGGTCTTCGAATCGGAAATGTTCGGCCACGTGCGCGGTGCCTTCACCGACGCCAAGGCCGACCGCATCGGCCGCTTCGAGCTGGCCGACGGCGGCACGCTGTTTCTGGATGAGATCGCCAACATCCCGCCCAGCCAGCAGCCCAAATTGCTGCGCGTGCTGGAAGACGGCGAGCTGGAGCGGGTCGGCTCCTCGCGCACGCTCAAGGTCGACGTCCGCCTGGTGTCGGCGACCAATGCCGACCTCGCCGACGAAGTCGCCGCCGGCCGCTTCCGCAAGGACCTGCTGTACCGCTTGAACACAGTCGAGCTGCGTCTGCCGCCGCTGCGCGAGCGCCGCGAGGACATCGCCGCCATGGCCCGCGACTTTCTCGCCCGCGCCGCCCAGCGTTACCGCCGTGAGGGCCTGCGCTTCGCGCCCTCGACCCTGCGTGCATTGGAGCAACACGCCTGGCCGGGCAATGTGCGCGAGCTGGCCCATGTGATCGAGCGTGCGGTGCTGATGGCCCGCGGCAGCGAGATCGACAGCCTCGACCTCGGCAGCGGCAGCGCCGTGGTGGCGGATGCACCCGCCGCCAGTGCGGCCGCACCCGCTTTGAACGGCATGACCCTGGAGCAGGCCGAGCAGGCGATGATCCGCAACGCGCTGGACCAGTGCCGCGGCAACATCCAGCGCGCCGCCGAGGTGCTGGGCTTAAGCCGCGGCGCGCTCTACCGGCGGCTGGAGAAGTACGGCCTGGCGACGGAGGAGTAA
- a CDS encoding histidine kinase — protein sequence MLKPNFERRLLLDAALLLLPAALCIGLLLWLPAEAMSRLRAPLLITAAIASLLLALRLKQRVVYPLYTLANLLEALREGDFSLRGSRAQRGDAIGEVIWEVNALSATLREQRLRVEESNALLGKVIEAIDIALFSFDAESRLQLVNAAGLRLLGRSHAAGRSAAELGLEDCLAVETAAVLKRSFGGSEGRFDVRRFRFRSAGRPQDLLVITDLSRALREEERQAWQRLIRVLGHELNNSLAPIKSMAGTLVRVLAREPLPEDWREDVDAGLQVIGDRAEALNRFMIGYTALARLPPPQRREVELAPLLRRVAALEQRVPVKLGALPELRFAADPDQLEQALINLVKNAAEASLTQRGGVEIRARADGAQVHIEILDEGLGLSGSDNLFVPFFTTKPGGSGIGLVLARQIIEGHGGRLTLRNRDDARGCRAEVWLESGDSGLGIGD from the coding sequence ATGCTGAAGCCCAACTTCGAGCGCCGCCTGCTGCTCGATGCCGCCCTGCTGCTGCTGCCGGCCGCGCTGTGCATCGGCCTGCTGCTGTGGCTGCCGGCCGAGGCCATGAGCCGCCTGCGTGCGCCGCTGCTGATCACTGCCGCCATCGCCAGCCTGCTGCTGGCCCTGCGCCTGAAGCAGCGCGTGGTCTACCCGCTGTACACGCTGGCCAACCTGCTTGAAGCCCTGCGCGAAGGCGACTTCAGCCTGCGCGGCTCGCGCGCCCAGCGCGGCGATGCGATCGGCGAAGTGATCTGGGAGGTCAACGCGCTGTCCGCCACACTGCGCGAGCAGCGCCTGCGGGTGGAGGAATCCAACGCCCTGCTCGGCAAGGTGATCGAAGCCATCGACATCGCCCTCTTCAGCTTCGACGCCGAGTCGCGCCTGCAGCTGGTCAACGCCGCCGGCCTGCGTCTGCTCGGCCGCAGCCACGCCGCCGGCCGCAGCGCGGCCGAGCTGGGCCTTGAGGATTGCCTCGCTGTCGAAACCGCCGCCGTGCTGAAGCGCAGCTTCGGCGGCAGCGAAGGCCGCTTCGACGTGCGCCGCTTCCGCTTCCGCTCGGCCGGCCGCCCGCAGGACCTGCTGGTGATCACCGACCTCTCGCGCGCCCTGCGCGAAGAAGAGCGCCAAGCCTGGCAGCGCCTGATCCGCGTGCTCGGCCATGAGCTGAACAATTCGCTGGCGCCGATCAAATCCATGGCCGGCACCCTGGTGCGCGTGCTGGCGCGCGAGCCCCTGCCCGAAGACTGGCGCGAGGATGTCGACGCCGGCCTGCAGGTGATCGGCGACCGCGCCGAGGCGCTCAACCGCTTCATGATCGGCTACACCGCACTCGCCCGACTGCCCCCACCGCAGCGCCGCGAGGTCGAGCTGGCCCCGCTGCTGCGTCGCGTCGCTGCGCTCGAACAGCGCGTGCCGGTGAAGCTCGGCGCCCTGCCCGAGCTGCGCTTCGCCGCTGACCCCGACCAGCTGGAGCAGGCGCTGATCAACCTGGTCAAGAACGCCGCCGAAGCCAGCCTGACCCAGCGCGGCGGCGTCGAAATCCGCGCTCGCGCCGACGGCGCCCAGGTGCACATCGAAATCCTCGACGAGGGCCTGGGCCTGTCCGGCAGCGACAACCTGTTCGTGCCCTTCTTCACCACCAAGCCCGGCGGCTCCGGCATCGGCCTGGTGCTGGCCCGCCAGATCATCGAAGGCCACGGCGGGCGCCTGACGCTGCGCAATCGCGATGACGCTCGCGGCTGTCGGGCAGAGGTGTGGCTGGAGAGCGGGGATTCGGGATTGGGGATTGGGGATTGA
- a CDS encoding outer membrane beta-barrel protein: MTTRQRMIALAVTLALGAPAAASAQDIGFNYIEGGIVGGFVNDVEGAGTFTGSGTPLELEADAGGGAFIGVAWQFSENMHVFGEYSNAGQELEVRGGPEIIDGEFDIVRWRIGVGYAHALSPRTSLYGRLSFDSAELKNLEAANFRFPADGAEDGFGSEVGVIWAASPSVHLQGHARYTSVGDVASEGSSGFDADVLVGLTGRWYVRPKVAVFAGYELGKITTFSVGARYAF; the protein is encoded by the coding sequence ATGACCACGCGACAACGGATGATCGCGCTTGCAGTGACGCTCGCGCTTGGTGCGCCGGCGGCTGCCAGCGCGCAGGACATCGGCTTCAACTACATCGAAGGTGGCATCGTCGGCGGATTCGTCAACGATGTGGAGGGCGCTGGCACCTTCACGGGCAGCGGCACGCCGCTCGAACTCGAAGCCGATGCAGGTGGTGGCGCTTTCATCGGTGTCGCCTGGCAGTTCAGCGAGAACATGCACGTGTTCGGCGAGTACTCCAACGCCGGCCAGGAGTTGGAGGTCAGAGGCGGCCCCGAGATTATCGACGGTGAGTTCGACATCGTGCGCTGGCGCATTGGCGTCGGCTACGCGCATGCGCTGTCGCCTCGCACCAGTCTCTACGGGCGCCTCAGTTTTGACAGCGCCGAGCTGAAGAATCTTGAAGCCGCCAACTTCCGTTTCCCGGCCGACGGTGCCGAAGATGGCTTTGGCAGCGAGGTCGGCGTGATCTGGGCGGCGAGCCCGAGCGTCCACCTGCAGGGCCACGCGCGCTACACCTCGGTGGGCGACGTCGCCAGCGAGGGCTCAAGCGGCTTCGACGCCGACGTCCTGGTCGGCCTGACCGGCCGCTGGTACGTCCGTCCCAAGGTCGCGGTTTTTGCCGGCTACGAGCTGGGCAAGATCACGACCTTTAGCGTGGGGGCGCGCTACGCGTTCTGA
- a CDS encoding ankyrin repeat domain-containing protein, whose product MREQSSGARGEAESPLHGAAWCNESRRIRRLVSRGHEVNFRDDIGETPLHGAAAWGNCTAVRTLLKLGARHDLVSADGMTALHWAAGWGGLGVVRALVRAGADTKRPDAHGRTPAQLAASRGKAKVAAWLAAQGA is encoded by the coding sequence ATGCGTGAACAAAGCTCGGGCGCACGAGGCGAGGCGGAGTCACCGCTGCACGGCGCCGCGTGGTGCAACGAGTCGCGGCGCATTCGTCGCCTGGTTTCGCGCGGGCACGAGGTCAACTTCAGGGATGACATTGGCGAGACTCCGCTGCACGGCGCGGCGGCTTGGGGCAACTGCACGGCCGTGCGCACCTTGCTGAAGCTTGGCGCGCGCCATGATCTGGTGTCGGCCGACGGCATGACCGCGCTGCACTGGGCGGCGGGTTGGGGAGGTCTCGGCGTAGTTCGTGCGCTCGTCCGTGCGGGTGCGGACACGAAGCGGCCGGATGCTCATGGACGCACGCCCGCGCAGCTCGCAGCGTCACGTGGAAAGGCGAAGGTGGCCGCCTGGCTTGCGGCTCAGGGCGCTTGA